From Trichocoleus sp. FACHB-46, one genomic window encodes:
- a CDS encoding YbjN domain-containing protein, with amino-acid sequence MTNYQPDAEAVSTQSLSSNQLVNELIEDSTQNNHADVIETVISSLDQDQSAMVNHTESGHLWKFKYGSVEVFVQLTGNTDDDTFTTWAQILKLPVQNEAQLLRKLLEMNWSDTFEARFALIDEQVVVVATRTVAELSPGEISRAITVVASIADDNDDALQAEFSAA; translated from the coding sequence ATGACTAACTATCAACCCGATGCGGAAGCTGTCTCAACCCAGAGTTTATCTAGCAATCAGCTGGTTAACGAGCTAATCGAGGATTCTACTCAGAACAATCACGCAGATGTGATTGAAACAGTGATTTCTAGTTTGGATCAAGACCAAAGCGCGATGGTCAATCATACCGAGAGCGGCCATCTGTGGAAATTTAAGTATGGTAGCGTCGAAGTTTTTGTCCAACTCACGGGCAACACGGACGACGACACATTTACCACTTGGGCGCAGATTTTGAAGCTGCCTGTGCAAAATGAAGCCCAGCTTCTCCGCAAATTGTTGGAGATGAACTGGAGCGACACCTTTGAAGCTCGTTTTGCTCTGATTGATGAGCAAGTTGTCGTTGTGGCCACCCGCACCGTTGCAGAGTTATCTCCGGGTGAAATCTCCCGCGCCATTACTGTGGTCGCCTCTATTGCCGATGACAACGACGACGCCCTCCAAGCTGAGTTTAGTGCCGCTTGA
- a CDS encoding biotin/lipoate A/B protein ligase family protein, translated as MTTTTPSKLSLVPLESATPWRFIPPFQAPGRVQMALDAWLFRQHCLGLHPPTLRFYTWAPAAISLGFHQRQWPTEWQEITWQERPLELVQRPTGGRAVLHQGDLTYAVITSSFPCNRTQAYQAICEFLIQGWRSLGVELQYGEAGRGYIHNPNCFGTATSADLVLPNGEKLIGSAQLRRGSAILQHGSMRLKPDATLFAQVFGPDNLRLPKLPLSLQGEALTQTLIEALVTALQRCFGVQLVPQPLSDAEWQAVRTQVELSQSPAGSGPVAVS; from the coding sequence ATGACAACGACGACGCCCTCCAAGCTGAGTTTAGTGCCGCTTGAGTCTGCAACTCCGTGGCGCTTCATTCCCCCATTCCAAGCGCCAGGCCGAGTGCAAATGGCTTTGGATGCTTGGCTGTTTCGTCAGCATTGCTTAGGACTTCACCCTCCCACCTTACGGTTTTACACTTGGGCTCCAGCGGCGATTTCCTTGGGCTTTCATCAGCGGCAGTGGCCTACTGAGTGGCAAGAAATTACTTGGCAGGAAAGGCCATTAGAGTTGGTGCAACGACCAACTGGCGGTCGCGCTGTGCTGCATCAAGGCGACTTAACTTATGCCGTGATTACTTCCAGTTTTCCATGCAACCGCACGCAAGCATACCAAGCCATTTGCGAGTTTTTGATTCAGGGCTGGCGATCGCTTGGCGTTGAGTTGCAATACGGCGAGGCGGGCCGAGGCTACATTCACAATCCCAACTGCTTTGGCACAGCCACTAGCGCAGATTTAGTTCTGCCGAACGGCGAAAAACTGATTGGTAGTGCCCAGCTACGCCGAGGGTCTGCAATTCTACAGCATGGCTCTATGCGCTTAAAACCCGATGCTACTCTCTTTGCCCAAGTATTTGGACCCGATAACCTGCGTTTGCCAAAGTTGCCTTTATCTTTACAGGGAGAAGCCTTGACTCAAACGCTTATAGAAGCCTTAGTCACAGCATTGCAACGCTGCTTTGGAGTGCAACTAGTGCCGCAACCGCTCTCAGACGCGGAGTGGCAAGCTGTCAGGACCCAAGTAGAGCTGAGCCAATCACCCGCTGGCTCTGGGCCAGTAGCGGTTAGTTAG